A single window of Ktedonobacteraceae bacterium DNA harbors:
- a CDS encoding nitrilase-related carbon-nitrogen hydrolase: MIKPYTAVGLIPTVRGIRTRADIKRNLEHLSHLVKAASWLSSLDLPVRLIAFPEGALQGFNDEVLDLDHVQFAREGAIDIPGEETDFLGNIAKQYNAFIMAQAKARHPEIPDRFFNVGFIINPQGEVILKHYKVSPLFPVEHSVCPHDIWDWWIERYGRNLDAFWPVVDTEIGRLGIMMANEGSYPENARALAMNGAEVVYRASYPHPATGNELFEIQSRARALDNNMYIVAPNMGTYYLFPEEDTPIDTFGGRSFIINYKGQIVGKQEYGAGSTYVGGVIDIEALRDHRARAQWDNWMKDLRTELYQMLYEQPIYPKNLYLNREPMKHAEYREQVIQKQIDLMHERGIWVKPER, from the coding sequence ATGATCAAGCCCTACACCGCCGTCGGACTCATCCCCACGGTGCGGGGTATTCGCACCCGCGCCGATATCAAACGCAACCTGGAACACCTCTCGCACCTGGTCAAGGCTGCCTCCTGGCTTTCTAGCCTCGATCTGCCTGTGCGCCTCATCGCTTTTCCCGAAGGCGCGCTGCAGGGGTTTAACGATGAGGTACTTGATCTCGATCATGTCCAATTTGCCAGGGAAGGCGCTATCGACATTCCTGGCGAAGAGACAGATTTTCTGGGTAATATTGCCAAACAGTACAATGCGTTCATCATGGCTCAGGCCAAAGCGCGTCACCCCGAAATACCAGATCGCTTTTTCAATGTCGGCTTCATCATCAACCCGCAAGGTGAAGTCATCCTCAAACACTACAAGGTCTCCCCGCTCTTTCCTGTAGAACACTCGGTTTGCCCGCATGATATCTGGGACTGGTGGATTGAGCGCTATGGAAGAAACCTGGATGCATTCTGGCCGGTAGTGGATACCGAAATCGGTCGCTTGGGCATCATGATGGCCAATGAGGGATCGTATCCTGAAAACGCCAGGGCGCTAGCCATGAACGGTGCCGAAGTGGTCTATCGCGCATCCTATCCTCACCCCGCCACCGGAAACGAACTATTTGAAATCCAGAGCCGTGCTCGCGCGCTGGATAACAACATGTACATTGTCGCCCCCAACATGGGTACGTACTATCTCTTCCCGGAAGAGGATACGCCCATTGATACATTTGGTGGCCGCTCGTTCATTATCAACTACAAGGGGCAGATCGTCGGCAAACAGGAATATGGCGCCGGCTCGACCTACGTCGGCGGGGTCATTGACATCGAAGCCCTGCGCGATCATCGTGCCCGCGCCCAATGGGATAACTGGATGAAAGACTTGCGCACCGAACTCTACCAGATGCTCTATGAGCAGCCGATTTACCCCAAAAACCTCTACCTCAACCGGGAGCCGATGAAACACGCCGAGTACCGCGAGCAGGTTATTCAGAAGCAGATCGACCTGATGCACGAACGCGGCATCTGGGTCAAACCGGAGCGATAA
- a CDS encoding TrkA family potassium uptake protein yields the protein MYIIIGGGGDVGYYLTKGLLNHGHEVLLLEKNAARFTALNEELGQAVVRGDACEARTMEEVGASRADVVIAVTGEDEDNLVICQVAKKRFKVGRTIARVNNPKHAEIFQKLGIDITVSPTRSILSLIEAELPTFRFIQLMTLKNAGLEIVELRVPAESPVAGKALREIHLPRSGNLVLIIRNKQNITPSADTQILPNDDVFALVNREGEEELRRAFGTIE from the coding sequence ATGTACATTATTATCGGAGGCGGTGGCGATGTTGGCTACTACCTCACTAAAGGTTTGCTCAACCACGGACATGAAGTGCTGCTGCTCGAGAAAAATGCCGCCCGTTTTACGGCTCTGAACGAAGAGTTGGGCCAGGCGGTGGTACGAGGCGATGCCTGCGAAGCCAGAACAATGGAGGAAGTTGGGGCCAGCCGTGCGGATGTGGTTATTGCTGTGACAGGTGAAGACGAAGACAACCTGGTGATCTGCCAGGTTGCCAAAAAGCGCTTCAAAGTTGGACGTACAATTGCGCGTGTAAATAACCCGAAGCATGCTGAGATCTTCCAGAAGCTGGGTATCGATATAACAGTCAGTCCGACCAGATCGATCCTCTCGCTCATCGAAGCCGAACTGCCCACGTTCCGCTTTATCCAGTTGATGACGCTTAAAAATGCGGGCCTTGAGATCGTTGAACTGCGTGTTCCCGCGGAATCGCCCGTAGCGGGAAAGGCATTGCGCGAAATTCATTTACCTCGCAGCGGCAACCTCGTGCTGATCATTCGTAATAAGCAAAATATTACGCCCTCAGCGGATACACAAATTTTGCCTAATGACGATGTCTTCGCGCTCGTCAACCGCGAGGGCGAGGAAGAACTCCGCAGGGCGTTCGGTACGATAGAGTAA
- a CDS encoding AI-2E family transporter: MERVNWERVRDVLISILCVGVMLWATWSLLGLFVHAIVLLLLAMAVAFLVTPLVDLLNRYLPRILAALLVYALVLAILGGLCYALVFSLIQQVNYFSQNLPGYVQDLPTTYANTQKWLIQQGIPQQTIDATINSINQQANAFAASLANNLVSIIFVVTDAIINVLVVVVVSFYLVLDGKRIRTSIIGIVPKPSTKHVLLFEDALNRVVGNYIRGQLTLAAIIGILAGAGCYMLGLKNFALIIGVLAFLFETIPMVGPALASIPAILISLLLPEPFPRSYEILIYFVIVQIFESNILGPRIVGHAVGLHPIASILALIVGAQLFGAFGALLATPIVAAFWVVIVSLYRSIRGEPADVMLARRRSSWIRRRPHDIHTRTNTGRGHLNSIPGNNSMAEHIQEVPLQIKGLATPGKIEHLDLLRHVHTQEQPASEQEDSIE; the protein is encoded by the coding sequence ATGGAACGTGTCAACTGGGAACGCGTGCGTGATGTACTGATCAGTATTCTCTGTGTTGGTGTAATGCTATGGGCCACATGGTCGTTGCTCGGCCTGTTTGTGCATGCCATTGTGTTGCTCTTACTCGCTATGGCGGTCGCTTTTCTGGTGACGCCGTTAGTAGACCTCCTCAATCGTTATCTACCACGAATACTTGCCGCGCTGCTCGTCTACGCGCTCGTTCTAGCTATACTGGGTGGTCTCTGTTATGCCCTGGTCTTCTCACTCATCCAGCAGGTGAATTACTTCTCGCAGAATCTGCCTGGCTATGTGCAGGATCTGCCAACTACCTATGCCAACACCCAAAAATGGCTGATCCAGCAGGGAATTCCCCAGCAGACCATTGATGCGACGATCAACTCGATTAACCAGCAGGCAAATGCGTTCGCGGCATCGCTCGCGAATAATCTCGTTTCTATCATTTTCGTCGTCACCGATGCTATCATCAATGTCCTGGTGGTTGTTGTAGTAAGTTTCTACCTGGTCCTCGATGGCAAGCGCATACGCACCAGTATCATCGGCATTGTGCCCAAACCTTCGACGAAACACGTTCTCCTCTTCGAGGATGCGCTCAACCGGGTCGTGGGGAATTATATACGAGGTCAACTTACCCTGGCCGCTATCATCGGTATCCTGGCGGGAGCAGGCTGTTACATGCTGGGGTTGAAAAACTTCGCGCTCATCATCGGCGTGCTGGCATTCTTATTTGAGACAATTCCAATGGTAGGGCCTGCGCTTGCCTCTATTCCCGCCATTTTGATCTCGCTGCTCCTGCCGGAGCCATTTCCTCGTAGCTACGAGATCCTGATCTACTTCGTGATCGTTCAGATCTTCGAAAGCAACATCCTGGGTCCGCGTATTGTCGGGCACGCGGTTGGCCTGCACCCGATAGCCTCCATACTTGCCCTGATAGTCGGCGCCCAATTATTCGGCGCCTTCGGAGCCTTGCTTGCGACTCCCATTGTCGCGGCCTTCTGGGTGGTGATCGTGAGCCTGTATCGCTCGATACGCGGCGAACCGGCGGATGTTATGCTGGCGCGCCGGCGTTCCTCCTGGATCAGGCGCCGCCCTCACGATATTCACACCAGAACAAATACAGGCAGGGGACATCTGAATAGTATTCCTGGAAATAATAGCATGGCAGAACATATACAAGAGGTGCCGCTGCAGATAAAGGGCCTCGCCACGCCCGGTAAAATAGAACATCTGGACCTGCTGCGCCACGTCCATACGCAGGAGCAGCCAGCTTCTGAACAAGAAGATTCGATAGAGTAA
- a CDS encoding TrkA family potassium uptake protein, with protein sequence MKIVILGCGRVGAALATMMDRAGHNVSVIDYSSDSFQRLSPDFSGETFVGNGVDEEVLIRAGIKEADAFAAVTNGDNRNIMASQIAKEIFKVKKVVCRIYDPLREEIYQELGLETICPTKVGARLIFEAIERK encoded by the coding sequence GTGAAAATTGTGATATTGGGATGTGGACGTGTGGGCGCGGCCCTCGCGACGATGATGGATAGGGCCGGTCATAACGTATCGGTGATCGATTATAGTAGCGATTCCTTTCAACGCTTAAGTCCCGATTTCTCCGGTGAGACATTTGTGGGCAATGGCGTGGATGAGGAGGTGCTGATCAGGGCAGGTATTAAAGAGGCCGATGCTTTTGCCGCCGTCACCAATGGCGATAATCGTAACATTATGGCCAGCCAGATTGCCAAAGAGATCTTCAAAGTCAAGAAGGTCGTCTGCCGTATCTACGATCCGCTGCGTGAGGAAATCTATCAAGAACTTGGCCTGGAGACGATCTGCCCCACGAAGGTGGGAGCGCGGCTCATTTTTGAGGCCATTGAAAGAAAATAA
- a CDS encoding peptidoglycan DD-metalloendopeptidase family protein, with the protein MRHRLERFVAILLAGEHKGRLTAHLLILLVIVTSILGGTIITFATPRYSHVGAALVTTHQIKAIQKYNSAPTPFMHRPYYGSQSIAQRTVSFVDHDQPWYSNDGVFVRYDGAKWTHVSIGSCTGGVNCYDGHNGYDLDMRFEPVLSAAAGTVIRAGWYNPLDHNSSLGLWVAIDHGNGYYTAYGHLSAILVHTGEQVGTQWQIGTSGTTGSSTGPHLHMATYYAGTWSATDPFGWSGNYPDPNVVPDNYLWVSNPGTNNTIPDLSADGSSVYPGATLVDDGQAGWSSTGTWNVATASSDIEGDLHWTPTTSGSATAIATWQPQLPADGYYEVGVFVDDTYASSSWAPYTIYSADPNHPGTQVTSTVYVDESHIGSFQGPYSWENTGPQWIGLGTYYFSAGANGRVVLSNATGENGAQLAADGIEFVPVSVQSPPPPSKTYGFSVTSDGTPPAMLPGTMNTVNITLKNTGNFTWSASGSDPVQVIYRWLNAQNQVIATGTPASLPQDVATNTSLSLTVPVQAPAQAASYTLQWDMIQDSTPFSQHGAQVKNDAVNVFRYGEKFSPLSLPSTLTPGATVQVQVSVQNTGALTWPASGSNSVALGYTWLDGNGHVASPAPGDALWQTGILPNDVLPGATVSIPLTLHAPALAGSYSLVLDCWQQGISFASQGATPLTTQVAIVPGLPRVYYFAEGYTGSGTTEYLTLTNPSAAQATITITYLYSDSTSRTNVYSIPAQSVQVLNINQEAGANKSVSMIVQGNMPFVAERTMYTQKGGFVAATDSMGSSILSSSWYFAEANTTYGWNTLLSVMNPSTQPAKLTVTTLPNAHTPSQSKVYTIPAHARSTIVLNSALPNQQFGMIISASTPLLVERDEYLVASKMRGGSATIGATAPQKTWYFGEGDTNPGFIERLVLANPAQSVASTQIHYLTTDGRVITSNVVVPARTRIEVNVNSALGPVLHATTITANAPIIAERQTFFNYLGSLSGSTTSMGSTNAHTSWYIARGDTGSGHMEALAIANPNASAAIMQVVYYTAAGQPIVKTYTLAAHSRMTITLVNEVGVNTMVGMAVYATAPLVVEQAMFFNNGAGMTGGYTSMGLGS; encoded by the coding sequence ATGAGACATCGATTAGAACGTTTCGTAGCTATCTTACTAGCAGGTGAGCATAAAGGTCGCCTCACCGCGCATCTCCTCATCCTGCTCGTTATCGTAACGAGCATTCTGGGAGGGACTATCATCACCTTCGCCACGCCCAGATATAGTCACGTAGGGGCGGCTCTTGTGACCACCCACCAAATCAAGGCCATCCAGAAATACAACAGCGCACCCACGCCTTTCATGCACCGGCCCTATTATGGGAGCCAGAGCATCGCCCAGCGCACCGTCTCGTTTGTCGATCACGATCAGCCGTGGTATTCCAATGACGGCGTCTTTGTACGCTATGACGGGGCGAAATGGACGCATGTTTCTATCGGTTCCTGTACAGGAGGCGTCAATTGCTACGATGGGCATAACGGCTATGATCTGGATATGCGATTTGAGCCGGTTCTGAGCGCGGCGGCAGGCACGGTCATCCGCGCCGGCTGGTACAACCCGCTCGATCATAATAGTTCGCTGGGCTTATGGGTAGCCATCGATCATGGTAATGGCTACTACACCGCCTATGGACACCTGAGCGCTATTCTTGTACACACCGGAGAACAGGTGGGAACGCAATGGCAGATCGGTACAAGCGGCACAACGGGCTCCTCTACAGGCCCGCACCTGCACATGGCGACCTACTATGCCGGCACCTGGAGCGCAACCGATCCATTTGGCTGGAGTGGCAACTATCCCGACCCCAACGTTGTGCCGGACAACTACCTGTGGGTCAGCAATCCAGGCACGAACAATACTATCCCTGACCTCAGCGCCGACGGTAGTTCCGTCTACCCCGGCGCCACGCTGGTTGATGATGGCCAGGCAGGTTGGAGCAGCACGGGTACGTGGAATGTGGCAACAGCTAGCTCTGACATCGAGGGAGATCTGCATTGGACGCCAACTACGAGCGGCTCTGCTACGGCCATCGCCACGTGGCAGCCTCAACTGCCCGCCGACGGCTACTATGAAGTGGGCGTTTTTGTCGATGATACCTACGCGAGCAGCAGCTGGGCGCCTTATACCATCTATAGCGCCGATCCTAACCATCCCGGGACGCAGGTAACTTCGACGGTATATGTCGATGAATCGCATATCGGCTCGTTTCAAGGGCCATATAGCTGGGAGAATACGGGGCCGCAGTGGATCGGCCTGGGCACGTACTACTTCTCAGCGGGCGCGAATGGCCGGGTCGTCCTCAGCAACGCGACGGGTGAAAATGGCGCGCAACTGGCCGCCGATGGCATAGAATTCGTTCCCGTCTCGGTACAATCTCCCCCGCCACCCTCGAAGACCTACGGCTTTTCTGTGACCAGCGATGGCACGCCACCCGCTATGCTGCCCGGTACTATGAATACTGTAAACATCACGCTCAAAAATACCGGTAACTTCACCTGGAGCGCGTCCGGCTCGGACCCGGTTCAGGTGATCTATCGCTGGCTTAACGCGCAGAACCAGGTGATCGCCACCGGAACTCCGGCGAGTTTGCCGCAGGATGTTGCCACCAACACCAGTCTGTCATTAACGGTACCCGTGCAGGCTCCCGCGCAGGCCGCAAGCTATACGCTGCAATGGGACATGATCCAGGATTCTACGCCTTTTTCGCAACATGGAGCGCAGGTGAAGAACGATGCAGTCAACGTGTTCCGCTATGGCGAGAAGTTCAGCCCGCTATCGCTGCCCTCGACCCTGACTCCTGGCGCTACGGTACAGGTGCAGGTCAGCGTCCAGAATACCGGTGCGCTGACCTGGCCCGCGTCCGGCAGCAATAGCGTGGCGCTTGGTTACACATGGCTGGACGGCAACGGACACGTCGCAAGTCCCGCTCCAGGTGACGCGCTCTGGCAGACAGGCATACTGCCCAACGATGTTCTCCCAGGCGCCACGGTCTCTATCCCGCTCACACTGCACGCGCCCGCGCTGGCCGGAAGTTACTCACTGGTGCTGGATTGTTGGCAGCAGGGCATCTCATTCGCCTCGCAGGGTGCCACGCCGCTCACAACGCAGGTTGCCATCGTGCCCGGCCTGCCCAGGGTCTACTACTTCGCCGAGGGCTATACGGGCAGCGGCACAACCGAATACCTGACGTTGACCAATCCTTCGGCTGCGCAGGCCACTATTACAATCACCTACCTGTATTCAGACAGTACCAGTCGTACCAACGTCTACAGCATCCCGGCGCAATCGGTGCAGGTATTGAACATCAACCAGGAAGCGGGCGCGAATAAATCGGTGAGCATGATCGTACAGGGAAATATGCCGTTCGTGGCCGAGCGCACAATGTATACGCAAAAAGGCGGCTTTGTTGCCGCCACCGACAGTATGGGGTCATCCATCCTGTCTAGCAGCTGGTACTTTGCCGAAGCCAACACGACCTACGGCTGGAATACCCTGCTCTCGGTCATGAACCCATCAACGCAGCCCGCGAAACTTACGGTGACCACGTTGCCGAACGCGCATACACCCTCGCAGAGCAAAGTGTATACGATCCCGGCGCACGCTCGATCCACCATTGTCCTTAACAGCGCTCTACCCAACCAGCAGTTCGGTATGATCATCAGCGCCAGCACACCCCTGCTCGTCGAGCGCGATGAATACCTTGTCGCCAGCAAGATGCGCGGCGGCAGCGCTACTATCGGGGCTACCGCGCCACAAAAGACCTGGTACTTCGGCGAAGGGGATACCAACCCGGGCTTTATCGAACGCCTGGTGCTGGCAAACCCGGCACAGAGCGTTGCCAGCACGCAGATTCACTACCTGACAACGGATGGACGCGTGATTACTTCAAACGTTGTCGTACCCGCCAGGACTCGCATCGAGGTCAATGTCAATAGCGCTCTCGGCCCGGTGCTGCATGCCACCACAATCACGGCAAACGCGCCCATCATCGCCGAGCGGCAAACCTTCTTCAACTACCTGGGATCGCTCTCCGGCAGCACCACCTCTATGGGCAGCACGAACGCTCATACAAGCTGGTATATTGCGCGCGGCGATACCGGCAGCGGGCATATGGAAGCGCTCGCTATAGCCAATCCCAACGCGTCGGCAGCCATCATGCAGGTCGTCTATTACACGGCTGCGGGCCAGCCAATCGTGAAGACATATACGCTGGCCGCTCATTCAAGGATGACGATTACTCTGGTGAATGAGGTGGGAGTGAATACCATGGTTGGGATGGCAGTGTATGCGACGGCGCCGCTGGTGGTGGAGCAGGCAATGTTCTTCAATAACGGTGCTGGGATGACGGGAGGGTATACCAGTATGGGGCTGGGGTCGTAG
- a CDS encoding peptidoglycan bridge formation glycyltransferase FemA/FemB family protein — translation MYNEKIKKPGVRKLLHRYTLSAISGDRQEQWDNFVAGQPVGNLLQSWGWGELKARFGWYPLRLALFDSEQQTITAAALVLRRTAPGLPLRAGHLAYIPRGPICDRSSPSYQILLSELHRYLKRQGAIALQMELPFEIDQDSPVGTATRPCPPPGSQDSDKPLSLQSIPRFPHAVGKIQQDRGFRKVPAIQPARTILLDITPDEESLLAHMKEKWRYNLRLAQRKGVQIRVAQTVEDVRNWYRLLQTTGVRDDFGIHTFDYYLAAWRIFAPRNQGCLLLAEYDGQLLAGIFVGLMGRQAIYLYGASSNEHRNLMPNYLLQWEAIRWARSQGATCYDFWGIPETDDANEAMAGVYRFKSGWGGRVVRFPGNYEYVYRPLVMKIARNLL, via the coding sequence ATGTATAACGAAAAGATAAAGAAACCGGGAGTTCGTAAGTTATTGCATCGTTACACATTATCCGCTATCTCAGGCGACCGGCAGGAGCAATGGGATAACTTTGTCGCCGGACAACCTGTGGGCAACCTGCTGCAAAGCTGGGGCTGGGGAGAACTGAAGGCAAGATTTGGCTGGTATCCCCTGCGCCTGGCACTTTTTGATAGCGAACAGCAAACTATAACAGCGGCGGCACTGGTTCTGCGGCGTACAGCGCCTGGACTTCCCTTACGGGCCGGTCACCTCGCTTACATTCCCAGGGGCCCCATCTGCGACCGGTCATCTCCCAGCTATCAAATCCTGCTCTCCGAACTGCACAGGTACCTGAAGAGACAGGGGGCAATCGCACTGCAAATGGAACTGCCATTTGAGATCGATCAGGATTCCCCTGTAGGGACAGCGACTCGTCCCTGTCCTCCTCCGGGGTCTCAGGACAGCGACAAGCCACTGTCCCTACAGAGCATACCGAGATTCCCCCATGCGGTTGGCAAAATTCAGCAGGATAGGGGTTTCCGTAAAGTGCCGGCGATACAGCCTGCCCGCACTATTTTGCTGGATATAACACCGGACGAGGAGAGCCTGCTCGCGCATATGAAAGAGAAGTGGCGCTACAACCTCCGCCTGGCACAGCGCAAGGGAGTACAGATAAGGGTTGCACAGACGGTCGAGGATGTACGCAACTGGTACAGGCTGCTGCAAACGACGGGCGTGCGCGACGATTTCGGCATTCACACCTTTGACTATTACCTTGCTGCCTGGCGCATCTTCGCCCCCCGCAACCAGGGGTGTTTGCTACTGGCCGAGTATGATGGACAACTGCTGGCGGGTATTTTCGTTGGATTGATGGGCAGGCAGGCTATCTACCTGTATGGCGCGTCGAGCAACGAACACCGCAATCTCATGCCCAACTACCTGCTGCAATGGGAGGCCATTCGCTGGGCCAGGAGCCAGGGCGCGACCTGCTATGACTTCTGGGGCATTCCCGAAACCGACGACGCAAACGAGGCGATGGCGGGGGTCTATCGCTTCAAAAGCGGCTGGGGCGGTAGAGTTGTGCGTTTCCCCGGCAATTATGAGTACGTGTATCGCCCATTAGTGATGAAGATTGCTAGAAATCTACTATAG
- a CDS encoding cytosine permease, with product MATTNISTVPGFEPGIETGAETRELQPGIETRGIARVPASERAHFRILDNFTMWLSANLVISTVALGAIANSVFALGFWDSVLAILLFNLLGALPVAFLSTLGPKLGLRQMTISRFSFGWVGAMIMVIFNVAACTGWSTVNVIVGGQLVQALSNGAIPQPVGVLVICVLTTIASIYGYKYIHRYERYAWVPMAIIFFILVAVSAPKFTIPPTPALSVAELASFVSFGGAIFGFAVGWSSYASDYSVYQPENTPARRVFLFTYLGVVVPCIILEIVGMALAFAFMDQQGGGLLTAAARPLGGFGTFLVLLLTLSVVANNIPNDYSLSLSMQVLGKPFQRINRSVWALIAAVIYVLIAVGVGGNFNETLSNFLDIIAYWLGPWSIILVLEHFVFRRGNYNVEDWNNRRRLPIGWAAIISFLIGVGGVLLGAAQLYYVGPIAKLFNPPYGMDIGFELGVIFTALAYLVLRRLELSISRR from the coding sequence ATGGCAACGACGAATATTTCTACCGTTCCGGGGTTTGAGCCGGGTATTGAGACAGGCGCTGAGACGCGCGAACTTCAACCGGGTATCGAGACACGCGGTATTGCACGCGTACCGGCGAGCGAGCGAGCGCACTTTCGTATCCTCGATAATTTTACGATGTGGCTCTCAGCTAACCTGGTCATCTCTACAGTGGCGCTGGGTGCGATTGCCAATAGTGTATTTGCGCTTGGCTTTTGGGACAGCGTGCTGGCGATTCTTCTTTTTAATCTTCTCGGTGCCCTGCCGGTAGCCTTCTTGTCGACGCTGGGGCCCAAACTCGGCCTGCGCCAGATGACGATTTCCCGCTTCTCATTCGGCTGGGTTGGCGCCATGATCATGGTTATCTTCAATGTCGCGGCATGCACCGGCTGGTCCACGGTGAATGTGATTGTTGGTGGCCAGCTGGTACAGGCGCTCAGTAATGGAGCGATTCCACAACCGGTAGGTGTGCTTGTCATTTGTGTCCTGACGACGATAGCCAGTATCTATGGTTATAAGTACATTCACCGCTACGAACGCTATGCCTGGGTTCCCATGGCTATCATTTTCTTTATCCTGGTGGCTGTATCCGCACCCAAATTTACCATTCCACCTACCCCTGCATTAAGCGTAGCCGAACTTGCCTCTTTCGTTTCGTTCGGCGGAGCCATTTTTGGCTTTGCGGTTGGTTGGAGTTCCTATGCTTCCGATTATTCCGTCTATCAGCCTGAAAATACCCCTGCGCGCCGTGTTTTTCTCTTTACCTACCTGGGTGTGGTCGTGCCCTGCATTATCTTAGAAATCGTGGGTATGGCCCTTGCTTTCGCCTTCATGGATCAACAGGGAGGAGGATTGTTAACTGCAGCCGCCAGGCCATTGGGTGGTTTTGGTACCTTCCTGGTTCTGTTGCTGACCCTCAGTGTCGTCGCCAACAACATCCCCAACGACTACAGCCTCAGCCTGTCGATGCAGGTGCTTGGGAAACCTTTCCAGCGCATCAACCGCTCAGTCTGGGCTTTGATCGCTGCCGTCATTTACGTCCTCATTGCCGTGGGCGTTGGCGGTAACTTTAATGAGACGCTTTCCAACTTCCTGGATATCATCGCTTACTGGTTGGGTCCCTGGTCGATCATCCTGGTCCTGGAACACTTCGTCTTCCGTCGCGGAAACTATAATGTCGAAGATTGGAATAACCGGCGCAGGCTGCCGATTGGCTGGGCGGCGATCATCTCCTTCCTGATCGGCGTAGGAGGAGTGCTACTTGGGGCCGCGCAGCTGTATTATGTCGGGCCCATTGCCAAACTATTCAATCCGCCATACGGTATGGACATCGGCTTCGAGCTTGGCGTCATCTTTACCGCTCTCGCCTACCTGGTGCTGCGCCGTCTCGAGCTCTCCATCTCAAGGCGCTAA